In Peromyscus maniculatus bairdii isolate BWxNUB_F1_BW_parent chromosome 9, HU_Pman_BW_mat_3.1, whole genome shotgun sequence, one genomic interval encodes:
- the Akap11 gene encoding A-kinase anchor protein 11 isoform X2, whose translation MAAFQPFRNSYIKNKASVRKSFSEDVFQSVKSLLQSEKELCSVSGGECLNQDEHSHLTEVTFLGFNEETDAAHIQDLASVSLELPDLLNSLHFCSLSENEIICMKDISKSPDVSNSPLNQSHHSGMLCVMRVSPTLPGLRIDFIFSLLSKYAAGIRHTLDTHLHQKHRLETTDEDDDDDTNQSVSSIEDDFVTAFEQLEEEESTKLYNDEINIATLRSRCDAASQTTSGHHLETHDFKVLVSYGPQKSLAKPSSSVHVLGCKETSSVKTSVTTSVSEPWTQRSLYRSPSASDKGRDTQEILFPSSPAHSSESECSSPSPVIFLDEEGYQKSLKAKLELPEIPVTKDDVEDSDSEVSEFFDSFDQFDEQFDELEQTLETSCSFVKDPGIGKSSQKIGHKHEKSCMNPQKFKFERPALPANVRKPTPLKPESPYGHLCDAPDSPRPVMASEDSGLFSPIRASAFSPPGSCTPAECFCQTDIGRNRINENQDPIYCTYEDYANNLSCEVLGSVLHTQCANAMSDINSIKRGENYTVAFKHGNSDQKNKCKNKSSMITDSVQKFAADLVGKSFGSAFKDLQKGVSSCTNALCHLAVKLTSSVFQMAFNELRRQCAFSLKERAIGSLASLLVSEALSNALKDLQYVKKQMFTNTVARFAADLAEELVFEGIMEVCQFSCPPTPASQHCPSFDFEDKVVKSYAKDLSESVIQEAFIELSQSDVTFTTEAAANISMGNVKYVSAESVVPPTQTCTFSSSLSSQAIMMTKPVQEHKKEYTVQQALFCTSGIVTSIPVPLAGSALLPYHISSTLYQSKSHPSSEHCKANGGSTPEHITTESREEEVDCLSNSLLPSVLSPCNQYDFKPTNGETDIQSPSELTSGPVIISNFSAAMVHTIVNETLESMTTFKATKTVDAQGDYLIKTKGKACPLSLCDHAAPQQSKASSKDMFAEQLSKSIIKHSLDKSKSMLPNIDNKTGSKECVPVLGEESQLILEESPKFLDFADHLPHCSLLVGKHCVPECKASVGLGFSSETLPPCPVMTSQKSDLKELVKDKPVKRHTLTNTALEPLSFGQESSFRHSHALSSAVLTCADGLHVEDKQKIRDKNVIPDTPPSTPLVPSQTSSEWDIKKLTKKLKGELAKEFAPATPPSTPHNSSVGSLSENEQNTIEKEEFMLKLMRSLSEEVESSEGEEHPEMDVKSEYSGKKVQFAEALATHIISLATEMAASHLDHEVTREAKVQTPHLNVRSQRSVLPASLNHSEENMQTCSFASDMAADVIAEAENIAKATCCMLFRQERNSCHVDAGRDKAEEKLGVENVAHPREVDQFVLSLPSCTPGLTCRYPSCESVTDEYAGHVIQVLKQEGGNGELIMDQYASRLAYRSVKSGVQEAAKTVKLKCSSKMFPLHKSSVKINKELLMSSNKEHHQEVDKKRQRKRSGGHICKYQPCERTQDPCRNELSGLYSFSASLASIITRDVKKQLTAPTVDLPQSSTDSYLFEKATCIDRGEDITEPEFLKSHQPLQNHAFCQNTGILSGHGHGENAQAVEQYARKVVDDTLELSLGPTVSHIPETTTSADRLTYAEKLSPLMNGACRYCDLKELHGCGRSPSQPLLKQSVCVSAKPGSHSKLSSIHQKSRIFHLDVPQIHVNLDKRAVLAEKIVAEAIEKAERELSNTSLAADSGIGQDGISFAESLTTEIMTSAMTNAEHVVSSSKEVEDFQSTESFGSQQLNLSVGEDSTGSWSNLSFEDDHPDESSSFHHLSESNGNSSSWSSLGLEGDLYEDNLSFPTSDSDGPDDRDEDQEDDVEDLQQNGRTLLITNIDMELGAVDPQLRIILQWLVASEADVAELYFHDSSKKEFVLLSKQLQEKGWRVGDVLQAVLKYYEVLEKSSREERCKSLFDWLLENA comes from the exons GTCACATTTCTGGGCTTTAATGAAGAAACAGATGCTGCTCATATACAG GATCTAGCTTCAGTTTCACTGGAACTTCCAGACCTTCTGAATTCGCTCCATTTCTGCAGTCTAAGtgaaaatgaaatcatttgtATGAAGGATATCAGTAAATCGCCAGATGTAAGCAATAGTCCTCTAAATCAG AGTCATCATTCTGGAATGCTTTGTGTCATGAGAGTGTCACCTACATTACCAGGACTCAGAATTGATTTTATCTTTAGTCTCCTAAGTAAATATGCTGCTGGTATAAGACACACCCTGGACACCCACTTGCATCAGAAGCATCGCCTTGAGACcactgatgaagatgatgatgatgatacgaACCAGTCTGTGTCTTCCATAGAGGATGACTTTGTCACTGCTTTCGAGCAgttagaggaggaggagagtacaAAGCTGTATAATGATG AAATAAATATTGCTACATTAAGGAGCCGGTGTGATGCTGCCTCTCAGACTACTTCTGGTCACCATTTAGAAACCCATGATTTTAAAGTGCTGGTCAGTTATGGACCACAGAAATCATTGGCTAAGCCTTCATCTTCAGTACATGTTCTGGGATGCAAAGAAACATCTTCCGTGAAAACATCGGTTACAACATCAGTTTCAGAGCCCTGGACCCAAAGGAGTCTCTACAGGTCACCCAGTGCTTCAGATAAAGGCAGGGACACACAGGAGatactctttccttcttctcctgccCACTCCTCAGAGTCTGAGTGCTCAAGCCCAAGTCCTGTAATTTTTTTGGATGAAGAGGGATACCAAAAAAGTTTAAAAGCAAAACTTGAGCTGCCTGAAATCCCTGTGACAAAAGATGATGTAGAGGATTCAGACTCGGAAGTGAGTGAGTTTTTTGATAGCTTTGATCAGTTTGATGAACAGTTTGATGAACTAGAACAAACTTTAGAGACTTCTTGTTCATTTGTGAAAGATCCTGGCATAGGGAAGTCATCTCAGAAGATAGGGCACAAACATGAAAAATCTTGCATGAATCCTCAAAAATTCAAGTTTGAGCGTCCAGCTCTTCCAGCTAATGTTCGAAAGCCAACTCCACTAAAACCTGAATCTCCATATGGTCACCTGTGTGATGCTCCAGATTCCCCTCGTCCAGTGATGGCGTCAGAAGACAGTGGCTTGTTCAGCCCTATTCGAGCCTCTGCTTTTAGTCCCCCTGGAAGCTGTACTCCTGCTGAATGTTTTTGCCAAACAGATATTGGTAGAAATAGGATTAATGAAAATCAGGATCCTATTTATTGCACTTATGAAGATTATGCAAATAATCTTTCATGTGAAGTACTAGGCTCAGTTCTTCATACTCAGTGTGCAAATGCAATGTCAGATATTAATAGTATTAAAAGGGGAGAAAATTATACTGTAGCTTTTAAACATGGAAAttctgatcaaaaaaataaatgtaaaaataaatcttcaatgATTACAGACAGCGTTCAGAAGTTTGCAGCAGATCTTGTAGGAAAAAGTTTTGGCAGTGCGTTTAAAGACTTACAGAAAGGAGTTTCTTCGTGTACCAATGCATTGTGCCACTTAGCTGTCAAATTGACATCGTCTGTTTTTCAGATGGCATTTAATGAACTTAGAAGGCAGTGTGCATTTTCACTGAAAGAACGAGCCATCGGTAGCCTGGCTAGTCTTTTGGTGAGTGAAGCCTTATCAAATGCCTTGAAAGATTTACAGTATGTGAAAAAGCAGATGTTTACAAACACAGTCGCTAGATTTGCTGCGGACCTTGCAGAAGAGCTTGTTTTTGAAGGCATCATGGAAGTGTGTCAGTTTTCATGTCCTCCAACACCTGCATCCCAGCACTGTCCGTCCTTTGACTTTGAAGACAAGGTCGTAAAGTCCTATGCCAAAGATTTGTCTGAATCTGTAATACAAGAAGCATTCATAGAGCTGTCACAGAGTGATGTGACCTTCACAACGGAGGCAGCAGCTAATATTTCTATGGGTAATGTCAAGTATGTGAGTGCAGAAAGTGTAGTGCCACCTACACAGACCTGCACATTTTCCTCATCCCTTAGCAGCCAAGCAATTATGATGACAAAACCAGTGCAGGAGCATAAGAAGGAGTACACAGTGCAACAGGCCTTGTTTTGTACTTCGGGAATTGTCACTTCCATACCAGTACCTTTGGCAGGCAGCGCCCTTCTCCCCTATCATATTTCATCGACTTTGTATCAGTCCAAGTCTCATCCGTCATCTGAGCATTGTAAAGCAAATGGTGGTTCTACCCCAGAGCACATCACCACGGAgagcagggaagaggaagtggattGTCTCAGCAATAGCCTTCTACCTTCAGTACTCAGTCCATGTAACCAGTATGACTTCAAACCAACCAACGGTGAAACTGACATACAGAGTCCTTCAGAATTAACTAGTGGCCCTGTGATTATTAGCAACTTCTCTGCAGCAATGGTACATACAATAGTCAATGAAACCTTAGAGTCCATGACAACCTTCAAAGCGACAAAAACTGTTGATGCACAGGGagattatttaattaaaacaaagggaaaagcCTGTCCTCTTTCCCTTTGTGACCACGCAGCACCCCAGCAGAGCAAAGCTAGCAGTAAGGACATGTTTGCTGAGCAGTTATCAAAGTCTATTATTAAACATTCCTTGGATAAAAGCAAATCAATGCTTCCAAATATAGATAACAAAACAGGTAGTAAGGAATGTGTGCCTGTTCTTGGGGAAGAATCACAATTGATCTTGGAGGAATCTCCCAAATTCCTTGACTTTGCAGATCACTTACCTCACTGTTCACTCTTGGTCGGAAAGCATTGTGTTCCAGAATGTAAAGCTTCTGTGGGTTTGGGATTTTCTTCAGAGACACTGCCACCTTGTCCAGTGATGACAAGTCAGAAATCTGACTTGAAAGAACTTGTGAAGGATAAACCAGTGAAAAGACATACTTTGACTAATACTGCACTTGAGCCCTTGTCTTTTGGGCAGGAAAGCTCTTTCCGTCACTCACATGCGTTATCATCTGCAGTGCTTACCTGTGCAGATGGTTTACATGTGGAAGATAAACAGAAAATCAGAGACAAAAATGTAATACCTGATACTCCTCCATCAACTCCTTTAGTACCCTCCCAGACTAGTTCTGAATGGGACATCAAAAAGTTAACTAAAAAGCTCAAGGGGGAGTTAGCCAAAGAATTTGCACCTGCAACACCCCCTTCTACACCTCACAACTCCTCTGTTGGTAGTTTGTCAGAGAACGAACAAAATACTATAGAAAAGGAAGAGTTCATGTTGAAACTCATGCGATCTCTGTCAGAAGAAGTTGAAAGCAGTGAAGGTGAAGAGCACCCCGAAATGGATGTGAAGTCAGAGTACTCGGGGAAGAAGGTTCAGTTTGCAGAAGCATTAGCTACACACATCATTTCTCTTGCAACTGAAATGGCGGCCTCCCATTTAGATCATGAAGTGACTCGAGAAGCCAAGGTTCAAACCCCTCACTTAAATGTGCGGAGTCAAAGAAGTGTGCTGCCTGCTTCTTTAAACCACTCAGAGGAAAACATGCAGACATGCAGCTTTGCAAGTGACATGGCAGCTGATGTCATTGCAGAAGCTGAGAACATTGCAAAAGCTACATGTTGTATGCTTTTCAGGCAGGAGAGGAACAGTTGTCATGTTGATGCTGGCCGAGATAAAGCAGAAGAGAAGCTGGGTGTGGAGAATGTCGCACATCCAAGAGAAGTAGATCAGTTTGTTCTTTCATTACCAAGTTGTACGCCAGGTCTGACATGCAGGTATCCCAGTTGTGAAAGTGTGACAGATGAATATGCAGGTCATGTTATCCAAGTGCTGAAACAGGAAGGGGGCAATGGTGAGCTAATCATGGATCAGTATGCCAGTAGACTGGCCTATCGATCTGTGAAGTCCGGAGTGCAAGAAGCAGCTAAGACTGTAAAACTGAAGTGCAGTTCAAAAATGTTCCCTTTGCACAAGTCTTCtgtgaaaataaacaaagaactgtTGATGTCCTCAAATAAAGAGCATCACCAGGAAGTagataaaaaaagacaaagaaaaagaagtggcGGCCATATTTGCAAATACCAACCATGTGAAAGGACACAGGATCCATGTAGAAACGAACTTTCTGGACTGTACAGTTTTTCAGCCTCTCTTGCTAGCATCATAACAAGAGATGTTAAGAAACAGCTGACAGCACCTACAGTTGACTTGCCACAATCCTCAACAGATTCTTATCTTTTTGAAAAAGCTACATGTATTGACAGGGGTGAGGATATTACTGAACCAGAATTTTTGAAGTCTCATCAACCTTTGCAAAACCATGCATTCTGCCAGAATACAGGCATCTTAAGTGGACATGGTCATGGAGAGAATGCTCAAGCTGTAGAACAGTATGCTAGAAAAGTAGTGGATGACACTTTAGAGCTAAGTTTAGGACCTACAGTTTCCCACATTCCAGAGACCACAACATCAGCAGATAGACTCACTTATGCAGAAAAATTGTCACCACTCATGAATGGAGCTTGTAGATACTGTGACCTTAAGGAACTCCATGGTTGTGGCAGAAGTCCCTCTCAGCCCCTTTTAaagcagagtgtgtgtgtaagtgctaAGCCAGGCTCACATTCAAAACTTAGTAGCATTCATCAGAAATCGAGAATTTTTCATCTTGATGTGCCTCAGATTCATGTTAATCTTGATAAAAGGGCAGTGCTTGCAGAGAAGATAGTTGCTGAAGCTAttgaaaaagcagagagagagctgagcaATACCAGTCTGGCAGCTGATAGTGGAATCGGACAAGATGGCATTAGCTTTGCTGAGAGCCTTACCACGGAAATCATGACATCAGCTATGACAAATGCTGAGCATGTTGTTAGCAG TTCAAAAGAAGTAGAAGATTTTCAGTCCACTGAGTCATTTGGCAGCCAGCAGCTGAATCTCAGTGTTGGTGAGGACAGTACTGGTAGCTGGTCCAACTTAAGTTTCGAGGATGACCATCCAGATGAAAGCAGCAGTTTTCATCATCTCAGTGAAAG TAATGGTAACAGCAGTAGCTGGAGCAGTCTTGGTTTAGAAGGAGATTTGTATGAGGACAATTTATCCTTTCCAACATCAGACAG tgATGGACCAGATGATAGAGATGAAGATCAGGAGGATGATGTGGAAG ATTTACAGCAAAATGGAAGGACTCTACTAATTACAAACATTGACATGGAGCTGGGAGCAGTAGACCCTCAACTAAGGATTATTCTTCAGTGGCTCGTTGCCTCTGAGGCTGACGTTGCAGAACTTTATTTCCATGACTCTTCAAAGAAGGAGTTTGTATTA CTTTCAAAACAGTTACAAG
- the Akap11 gene encoding A-kinase anchor protein 11 isoform X5, whose translation MRFLLPPTSCPPAYFLASLPEINIATLRSRCDAASQTTSGHHLETHDFKVLVSYGPQKSLAKPSSSVHVLGCKETSSVKTSVTTSVSEPWTQRSLYRSPSASDKGRDTQEILFPSSPAHSSESECSSPSPVIFLDEEGYQKSLKAKLELPEIPVTKDDVEDSDSEVSEFFDSFDQFDEQFDELEQTLETSCSFVKDPGIGKSSQKIGHKHEKSCMNPQKFKFERPALPANVRKPTPLKPESPYGHLCDAPDSPRPVMASEDSGLFSPIRASAFSPPGSCTPAECFCQTDIGRNRINENQDPIYCTYEDYANNLSCEVLGSVLHTQCANAMSDINSIKRGENYTVAFKHGNSDQKNKCKNKSSMITDSVQKFAADLVGKSFGSAFKDLQKGVSSCTNALCHLAVKLTSSVFQMAFNELRRQCAFSLKERAIGSLASLLVSEALSNALKDLQYVKKQMFTNTVARFAADLAEELVFEGIMEVCQFSCPPTPASQHCPSFDFEDKVVKSYAKDLSESVIQEAFIELSQSDVTFTTEAAANISMGNVKYVSAESVVPPTQTCTFSSSLSSQAIMMTKPVQEHKKEYTVQQALFCTSGIVTSIPVPLAGSALLPYHISSTLYQSKSHPSSEHCKANGGSTPEHITTESREEEVDCLSNSLLPSVLSPCNQYDFKPTNGETDIQSPSELTSGPVIISNFSAAMVHTIVNETLESMTTFKATKTVDAQGDYLIKTKGKACPLSLCDHAAPQQSKASSKDMFAEQLSKSIIKHSLDKSKSMLPNIDNKTGSKECVPVLGEESQLILEESPKFLDFADHLPHCSLLVGKHCVPECKASVGLGFSSETLPPCPVMTSQKSDLKELVKDKPVKRHTLTNTALEPLSFGQESSFRHSHALSSAVLTCADGLHVEDKQKIRDKNVIPDTPPSTPLVPSQTSSEWDIKKLTKKLKGELAKEFAPATPPSTPHNSSVGSLSENEQNTIEKEEFMLKLMRSLSEEVESSEGEEHPEMDVKSEYSGKKVQFAEALATHIISLATEMAASHLDHEVTREAKVQTPHLNVRSQRSVLPASLNHSEENMQTCSFASDMAADVIAEAENIAKATCCMLFRQERNSCHVDAGRDKAEEKLGVENVAHPREVDQFVLSLPSCTPGLTCRYPSCESVTDEYAGHVIQVLKQEGGNGELIMDQYASRLAYRSVKSGVQEAAKTVKLKCSSKMFPLHKSSVKINKELLMSSNKEHHQEVDKKRQRKRSGGHICKYQPCERTQDPCRNELSGLYSFSASLASIITRDVKKQLTAPTVDLPQSSTDSYLFEKATCIDRGEDITEPEFLKSHQPLQNHAFCQNTGILSGHGHGENAQAVEQYARKVVDDTLELSLGPTVSHIPETTTSADRLTYAEKLSPLMNGACRYCDLKELHGCGRSPSQPLLKQSVCVSAKPGSHSKLSSIHQKSRIFHLDVPQIHVNLDKRAVLAEKIVAEAIEKAERELSNTSLAADSGIGQDGISFAESLTTEIMTSAMTNAEHVVSSSKEVEDFQSTESFGSQQLNLSVGEDSTGSWSNLSFEDDHPDESSSFHHLSESSNGNSSSWSSLGLEGDLYEDNLSFPTSDSDGPDDRDEDQEDDVEDLQQNGRTLLITNIDMELGAVDPQLRIILQWLVASEADVAELYFHDSSKKEFVLLSKQLQEKGWRVGDVLQAVLKYYEVLEKSSREERCKSLFDWLLENA comes from the exons ATGCGTTTCTTGcttccccccacctcctgccCACCGGCTTATTTCTTGGCTTCACTTCCAG AAATAAATATTGCTACATTAAGGAGCCGGTGTGATGCTGCCTCTCAGACTACTTCTGGTCACCATTTAGAAACCCATGATTTTAAAGTGCTGGTCAGTTATGGACCACAGAAATCATTGGCTAAGCCTTCATCTTCAGTACATGTTCTGGGATGCAAAGAAACATCTTCCGTGAAAACATCGGTTACAACATCAGTTTCAGAGCCCTGGACCCAAAGGAGTCTCTACAGGTCACCCAGTGCTTCAGATAAAGGCAGGGACACACAGGAGatactctttccttcttctcctgccCACTCCTCAGAGTCTGAGTGCTCAAGCCCAAGTCCTGTAATTTTTTTGGATGAAGAGGGATACCAAAAAAGTTTAAAAGCAAAACTTGAGCTGCCTGAAATCCCTGTGACAAAAGATGATGTAGAGGATTCAGACTCGGAAGTGAGTGAGTTTTTTGATAGCTTTGATCAGTTTGATGAACAGTTTGATGAACTAGAACAAACTTTAGAGACTTCTTGTTCATTTGTGAAAGATCCTGGCATAGGGAAGTCATCTCAGAAGATAGGGCACAAACATGAAAAATCTTGCATGAATCCTCAAAAATTCAAGTTTGAGCGTCCAGCTCTTCCAGCTAATGTTCGAAAGCCAACTCCACTAAAACCTGAATCTCCATATGGTCACCTGTGTGATGCTCCAGATTCCCCTCGTCCAGTGATGGCGTCAGAAGACAGTGGCTTGTTCAGCCCTATTCGAGCCTCTGCTTTTAGTCCCCCTGGAAGCTGTACTCCTGCTGAATGTTTTTGCCAAACAGATATTGGTAGAAATAGGATTAATGAAAATCAGGATCCTATTTATTGCACTTATGAAGATTATGCAAATAATCTTTCATGTGAAGTACTAGGCTCAGTTCTTCATACTCAGTGTGCAAATGCAATGTCAGATATTAATAGTATTAAAAGGGGAGAAAATTATACTGTAGCTTTTAAACATGGAAAttctgatcaaaaaaataaatgtaaaaataaatcttcaatgATTACAGACAGCGTTCAGAAGTTTGCAGCAGATCTTGTAGGAAAAAGTTTTGGCAGTGCGTTTAAAGACTTACAGAAAGGAGTTTCTTCGTGTACCAATGCATTGTGCCACTTAGCTGTCAAATTGACATCGTCTGTTTTTCAGATGGCATTTAATGAACTTAGAAGGCAGTGTGCATTTTCACTGAAAGAACGAGCCATCGGTAGCCTGGCTAGTCTTTTGGTGAGTGAAGCCTTATCAAATGCCTTGAAAGATTTACAGTATGTGAAAAAGCAGATGTTTACAAACACAGTCGCTAGATTTGCTGCGGACCTTGCAGAAGAGCTTGTTTTTGAAGGCATCATGGAAGTGTGTCAGTTTTCATGTCCTCCAACACCTGCATCCCAGCACTGTCCGTCCTTTGACTTTGAAGACAAGGTCGTAAAGTCCTATGCCAAAGATTTGTCTGAATCTGTAATACAAGAAGCATTCATAGAGCTGTCACAGAGTGATGTGACCTTCACAACGGAGGCAGCAGCTAATATTTCTATGGGTAATGTCAAGTATGTGAGTGCAGAAAGTGTAGTGCCACCTACACAGACCTGCACATTTTCCTCATCCCTTAGCAGCCAAGCAATTATGATGACAAAACCAGTGCAGGAGCATAAGAAGGAGTACACAGTGCAACAGGCCTTGTTTTGTACTTCGGGAATTGTCACTTCCATACCAGTACCTTTGGCAGGCAGCGCCCTTCTCCCCTATCATATTTCATCGACTTTGTATCAGTCCAAGTCTCATCCGTCATCTGAGCATTGTAAAGCAAATGGTGGTTCTACCCCAGAGCACATCACCACGGAgagcagggaagaggaagtggattGTCTCAGCAATAGCCTTCTACCTTCAGTACTCAGTCCATGTAACCAGTATGACTTCAAACCAACCAACGGTGAAACTGACATACAGAGTCCTTCAGAATTAACTAGTGGCCCTGTGATTATTAGCAACTTCTCTGCAGCAATGGTACATACAATAGTCAATGAAACCTTAGAGTCCATGACAACCTTCAAAGCGACAAAAACTGTTGATGCACAGGGagattatttaattaaaacaaagggaaaagcCTGTCCTCTTTCCCTTTGTGACCACGCAGCACCCCAGCAGAGCAAAGCTAGCAGTAAGGACATGTTTGCTGAGCAGTTATCAAAGTCTATTATTAAACATTCCTTGGATAAAAGCAAATCAATGCTTCCAAATATAGATAACAAAACAGGTAGTAAGGAATGTGTGCCTGTTCTTGGGGAAGAATCACAATTGATCTTGGAGGAATCTCCCAAATTCCTTGACTTTGCAGATCACTTACCTCACTGTTCACTCTTGGTCGGAAAGCATTGTGTTCCAGAATGTAAAGCTTCTGTGGGTTTGGGATTTTCTTCAGAGACACTGCCACCTTGTCCAGTGATGACAAGTCAGAAATCTGACTTGAAAGAACTTGTGAAGGATAAACCAGTGAAAAGACATACTTTGACTAATACTGCACTTGAGCCCTTGTCTTTTGGGCAGGAAAGCTCTTTCCGTCACTCACATGCGTTATCATCTGCAGTGCTTACCTGTGCAGATGGTTTACATGTGGAAGATAAACAGAAAATCAGAGACAAAAATGTAATACCTGATACTCCTCCATCAACTCCTTTAGTACCCTCCCAGACTAGTTCTGAATGGGACATCAAAAAGTTAACTAAAAAGCTCAAGGGGGAGTTAGCCAAAGAATTTGCACCTGCAACACCCCCTTCTACACCTCACAACTCCTCTGTTGGTAGTTTGTCAGAGAACGAACAAAATACTATAGAAAAGGAAGAGTTCATGTTGAAACTCATGCGATCTCTGTCAGAAGAAGTTGAAAGCAGTGAAGGTGAAGAGCACCCCGAAATGGATGTGAAGTCAGAGTACTCGGGGAAGAAGGTTCAGTTTGCAGAAGCATTAGCTACACACATCATTTCTCTTGCAACTGAAATGGCGGCCTCCCATTTAGATCATGAAGTGACTCGAGAAGCCAAGGTTCAAACCCCTCACTTAAATGTGCGGAGTCAAAGAAGTGTGCTGCCTGCTTCTTTAAACCACTCAGAGGAAAACATGCAGACATGCAGCTTTGCAAGTGACATGGCAGCTGATGTCATTGCAGAAGCTGAGAACATTGCAAAAGCTACATGTTGTATGCTTTTCAGGCAGGAGAGGAACAGTTGTCATGTTGATGCTGGCCGAGATAAAGCAGAAGAGAAGCTGGGTGTGGAGAATGTCGCACATCCAAGAGAAGTAGATCAGTTTGTTCTTTCATTACCAAGTTGTACGCCAGGTCTGACATGCAGGTATCCCAGTTGTGAAAGTGTGACAGATGAATATGCAGGTCATGTTATCCAAGTGCTGAAACAGGAAGGGGGCAATGGTGAGCTAATCATGGATCAGTATGCCAGTAGACTGGCCTATCGATCTGTGAAGTCCGGAGTGCAAGAAGCAGCTAAGACTGTAAAACTGAAGTGCAGTTCAAAAATGTTCCCTTTGCACAAGTCTTCtgtgaaaataaacaaagaactgtTGATGTCCTCAAATAAAGAGCATCACCAGGAAGTagataaaaaaagacaaagaaaaagaagtggcGGCCATATTTGCAAATACCAACCATGTGAAAGGACACAGGATCCATGTAGAAACGAACTTTCTGGACTGTACAGTTTTTCAGCCTCTCTTGCTAGCATCATAACAAGAGATGTTAAGAAACAGCTGACAGCACCTACAGTTGACTTGCCACAATCCTCAACAGATTCTTATCTTTTTGAAAAAGCTACATGTATTGACAGGGGTGAGGATATTACTGAACCAGAATTTTTGAAGTCTCATCAACCTTTGCAAAACCATGCATTCTGCCAGAATACAGGCATCTTAAGTGGACATGGTCATGGAGAGAATGCTCAAGCTGTAGAACAGTATGCTAGAAAAGTAGTGGATGACACTTTAGAGCTAAGTTTAGGACCTACAGTTTCCCACATTCCAGAGACCACAACATCAGCAGATAGACTCACTTATGCAGAAAAATTGTCACCACTCATGAATGGAGCTTGTAGATACTGTGACCTTAAGGAACTCCATGGTTGTGGCAGAAGTCCCTCTCAGCCCCTTTTAaagcagagtgtgtgtgtaagtgctaAGCCAGGCTCACATTCAAAACTTAGTAGCATTCATCAGAAATCGAGAATTTTTCATCTTGATGTGCCTCAGATTCATGTTAATCTTGATAAAAGGGCAGTGCTTGCAGAGAAGATAGTTGCTGAAGCTAttgaaaaagcagagagagagctgagcaATACCAGTCTGGCAGCTGATAGTGGAATCGGACAAGATGGCATTAGCTTTGCTGAGAGCCTTACCACGGAAATCATGACATCAGCTATGACAAATGCTGAGCATGTTGTTAGCAG TTCAAAAGAAGTAGAAGATTTTCAGTCCACTGAGTCATTTGGCAGCCAGCAGCTGAATCTCAGTGTTGGTGAGGACAGTACTGGTAGCTGGTCCAACTTAAGTTTCGAGGATGACCATCCAGATGAAAGCAGCAGTTTTCATCATCTCAGTGAAAG caGTAATGGTAACAGCAGTAGCTGGAGCAGTCTTGGTTTAGAAGGAGATTTGTATGAGGACAATTTATCCTTTCCAACATCAGACAG tgATGGACCAGATGATAGAGATGAAGATCAGGAGGATGATGTGGAAG ATTTACAGCAAAATGGAAGGACTCTACTAATTACAAACATTGACATGGAGCTGGGAGCAGTAGACCCTCAACTAAGGATTATTCTTCAGTGGCTCGTTGCCTCTGAGGCTGACGTTGCAGAACTTTATTTCCATGACTCTTCAAAGAAGGAGTTTGTATTA CTTTCAAAACAGTTACAAG